A genomic region of Bacteroidales bacterium contains the following coding sequences:
- a CDS encoding alcohol dehydrogenase catalytic domain-containing protein produces MKIPETMKALIIDAYNSNLIRAMQAMKLMEIPMPQPDENHVLIKIELTPVNPSDIAFLRGGYNISRPLPAIPGFEGTGKIVETGSGVDKSFVGRRVSFFSQSEYGTWAEYTVIRLSDCIFLNNDLSVEQASCLFVNPFTARGMFDHILTNGHQALIQSAAMGQIGQFIRYFARESNLPVINLVRKDVHVEMLQAEGEQFVLNMTNEKFQDDLARMATALNASAALDAVGGELTGKILNAMPKGSELILYGGLSGIPVGQMDPLEIIFKNKVLWGFNLGDWLNDLSDIRLSKISDEIQTLFIQKKLETKIQQIFPLENFYGGLRKYISNMSGGKVLFQCE; encoded by the coding sequence ATGAAAATTCCTGAAACGATGAAAGCATTGATAATTGATGCTTACAATTCTAACCTTATTCGTGCAATGCAGGCCATGAAATTGATGGAGATTCCAATGCCTCAGCCAGATGAAAATCACGTGCTTATAAAAATTGAACTGACCCCGGTTAATCCATCTGACATTGCTTTTCTGCGTGGAGGTTACAACATCTCACGCCCATTGCCTGCTATCCCCGGTTTTGAGGGGACCGGAAAAATTGTTGAAACAGGTTCGGGTGTTGATAAAAGTTTTGTCGGAAGGCGGGTTAGCTTTTTCTCCCAAAGCGAATACGGAACCTGGGCGGAGTACACCGTAATAAGGTTGAGCGATTGTATTTTCCTAAACAACGACCTTTCCGTTGAGCAGGCAAGTTGTTTGTTTGTCAATCCCTTTACAGCCCGCGGCATGTTTGATCATATTCTGACCAATGGTCATCAGGCTTTGATCCAGTCAGCAGCAATGGGACAGATCGGGCAATTCATCCGCTATTTTGCCAGAGAATCGAACCTGCCGGTAATCAACCTGGTTCGAAAAGATGTCCACGTCGAAATGTTACAGGCTGAAGGTGAACAATTTGTGCTGAATATGACCAATGAAAAGTTTCAGGATGATCTTGCACGTATGGCTACAGCGCTCAATGCCTCAGCAGCATTGGATGCAGTAGGTGGCGAACTGACCGGTAAAATACTCAATGCCATGCCCAAAGGATCAGAATTAATTTTGTACGGTGGCTTGTCCGGAATACCGGTCGGACAAATGGACCCATTGGAGATCATTTTTAAAAATAAAGTGCTTTGGGGTTTTAACCTTGGCGACTGGCTGAATGATTTATCAGATATCAGGTTGAGTAAAATTTCCGATGAAATTCAAACACTTTTCATCCAAAAAAAGTTGGAAACAAAAATCCAACAAATCTTCCCACTGGAAAATTTCTATGGGGGGCTGCGCAAATATATTTCTAATATGTCCGGCGGAAAGGTGCTTTTCCAGTGCGAATAG